From a region of the Procambarus clarkii isolate CNS0578487 chromosome 18, FALCON_Pclarkii_2.0, whole genome shotgun sequence genome:
- the LOC123754334 gene encoding loricrin: MTGGGKDFLDDNIASSTDLKGGDELVRATRGFVRGAGSTFVAHVGGGGAGRGTGGGGGYRSSSGGGSGSFDSGSRTGGGSLTSATHLRSDGFGSGSQNGVGSFSSSSYSGGFSLDSDSHGGGGSFGSRRYSGGGSLDSGSQRRGGSSGSSSYSEVGSLISSSQSGGGSFSSISPIGSGNLGSSSYSEDGSNNSGDSSGPATTSDRDGGGGDEGGLTIGSDVEFGIRDPSSSSGGGGGGSVLSRTGASGGILYSSKTGANGRNTGVFINSVEGDNGSGFASSNGVGVASSNSGYSGQTAVSNFNRGLVDNSGRNTPFVGGIPNPNKGHVRDTSSSRLTSRVVGQGGGAALNTQIFRKANRGTKTIPSNHVVGGNSGAGSKGHGEASSREPRRSSEGNFVIGNKDGGGGFSGDNDGDYIGGGGGDNGGGYSRGGDSGGGGGGGYTGGGGGLGGGGASVGQHNNLGVVFTSGYLDVIPGTPGRDYLLLSYRPVDGLRLRLSPGATYADTDPAAGCQVFHICQANGRMDSFLCPNGTVFNQQFFVCDWWFNFDCSTARQYYDLNFEIGKVDTTTSYNGNTIPHGSYDHITDNIQYPFRDYRSPVK; encoded by the exons ATGACCGGCGGTGGGAAGGACTTCCTTGACGACAACATCGCCTCCAGCACCGACTTGAAGGGTGGTGATGAGTTGGTTAGAGCTACCAGGGGGTTTGTTAGAGGCGCTGGTAGCACTTTTGTTGCTCATGTCGGTGGCGGAGGAGCGGGTAGAGGTACTGGAGGTGGAGGCGGGTACCGTTCTAGCAGTGGTGGGGGAAGCGGTAGTTTTGACTCTGGTAGTCGCACTGGAGGTGGTAGTTTGACCTCGGCTACTCACCTTAGAAGTGATGGTTTTGGCTCTGGTAGCCAAAATGGAGTTGGAAGTTTTAGTTCTAGTAGCTACAGTGGAGGTTTTAGTTTAGATTCTGATAGTCACGGTGGAGGTGGTAGTTTTGGTTCAAGGCGTTACAGTGGAGGTGGTAGTTTAGACTCTGGTAGTCAAAGAAGAGGTGGTAGTTCTGGATCTAGTAGTTACAGTGAAGTTGGTAGTTTAATTTCCAGTAGTCAGAGTGGAGGTGGTAGTTTTAGCTCTATTAGTCCTATTGGAAGTGGTAATTTGGGTTCTAGTAGTTACAGCGAAGATGGTAGTAACAACAGCGGTGACAGTTCTGGCCCTGCCACTACTAGTGACCGTGACGGAGGTGGAGGAGACGAAGGTGGACTTACGATTGGTAGTGATGTTGAATTCGGCATTAGAGATCcaagcagcagtagtggtggtggtggtggtggcagtgtcctCAGCCGCACTGGAGCAAGCGGAGGCATTCTATACAGCAGTAAGACTGGAGCTAATGGAAGGAACACTGGAGTTTTTATAAATAGTGTTGAAGGAGACAACGGCAGTGGTTTTGCCAGTAGTAATGGTGTCGGTGTTGCCAGCAGCAACAGTGGGTACTCTGGACAGACTGCGGTCAGCAACTTCAACAGAGGTCTCGTTGATAACAGTGGCAGAAATACCCCCTTTGTTGGTGGAATCCCAAACCCCAATAAGGGACATGTTAGAGACACTTCCAGCAGTCGATTGACCAGTCGAGTAGTAGGACAGGGAGGAGGAGCTGCTCTCAACACCCAGATATTCAGAAAGGCAAATAGGGGAACTAAAACCATTCCGAGTAATCATGTAGTAGGTGGCAACAGTGGAGCTGGGAGTAAGGGGCACGGTGAGGCTAGTTCCAGAGAACCTAGGAGAAGCAGTGAGGGTAATTTTGTCATTGGTAATAAAGACGGCGGTGGCGGCTTCAGTGGTGATAACGACGGCGACTATATtggaggtggtggcggtgataATGGAGGCGGCTACAGTAGGGGTGGTGATagcggaggaggtggtggtggcggctacaCCGGAGGGGGTGGCGgtttaggtggtggtggtgcgtctgtAGGGCAGCACAACAACCTGGGGGTGGTGTTCACAAGCGGATACCTGGACGTCATCCCTGGGACTCCCGGACGGGACTATCTGCTCCTGTCCTACCGTCCCGTCGACGGCCTTCGTCTGCGACTCTCTCCCGGGGCTACTTACGCCGACACCGATCCCGCTGCAGGATGCCAG GTGTTCCACATCTGTCAGGCGAACGGCCGCATGGACTCGTTCCTCTGCCCCAACGGCACAGTCTTCAACCAGCAGTTCTTCGTATGTGACTGGTGGTTCAACTTCGACTGCTCCACCGCCAGGCAGTACTACGACCTCAACTTCGAGATAGGAAAGGTGGACACCACGACTTCCTACAACGGCAACACCATTCCCCACGGCAGCTACGACCACATCACTGACAACATCCAATATCCATTCAGAGATTATCGTTCTCCAGTAAAATAG